A single Mangrovimonas sp. YM274 DNA region contains:
- a CDS encoding cbb3-type cytochrome c oxidase N-terminal domain-containing protein, producing the protein MRKLIPSWIRVPLIFFVIVGLIEYNIESHGKPAILEQPALLLFVIFVLLLLIGIEGIVSSMDNILYQSLDEEGKKRYDAAQAKDPKFVSWIKRTYLKLLGSKPIELEHEIILDHNYDGIKELDNDLPPWWLYGFYATIIFAFVYLVKYEVFDADGQYDELKTEYAEAKEAIEEYKRTAKDLVDANTVEVLTDAKDLSAGKVIFDTNCVACHKADGGGGIGPNLTDNYWILGGGIKNVFHTISEGGRNGKGMIAWKQSLKPSEIAQVASYVLEFQGTTPAEPKEPQGDLWAPEGQTAPAETPEAPATPDETEAETMVDSTATAPVQ; encoded by the coding sequence ATGAGAAAATTAATTCCATCTTGGATACGAGTACCGCTAATATTCTTTGTCATAGTAGGACTCATAGAATATAATATAGAATCCCATGGCAAGCCTGCCATTTTAGAACAGCCTGCATTATTGCTATTTGTCATCTTTGTACTGCTATTATTAATAGGTATTGAGGGTATTGTAAGCTCTATGGACAATATCCTATACCAAAGTCTTGACGAAGAAGGTAAAAAACGTTATGATGCAGCCCAGGCTAAAGACCCAAAATTTGTGTCCTGGATAAAACGTACCTACCTAAAACTTTTAGGTTCTAAACCAATAGAATTGGAGCACGAGATTATTCTGGACCACAATTACGATGGCATAAAAGAGCTTGACAACGACCTACCTCCTTGGTGGTTATACGGTTTTTATGCTACCATAATTTTCGCCTTTGTGTATTTGGTAAAATATGAAGTATTTGATGCCGACGGACAGTATGACGAACTGAAAACAGAATATGCGGAAGCTAAAGAAGCCATTGAGGAATACAAAAGAACAGCCAAAGACTTGGTTGATGCCAATACCGTTGAAGTGCTAACTGATGCTAAAGATCTTAGCGCTGGAAAGGTCATATTCGACACCAACTGTGTAGCTTGTCACAAAGCCGATGGTGGTGGAGGAATTGGTCCTAACCTAACCGATAATTATTGGATTTTGGGTGGTGGCATCAAAAATGTATTCCATACCATTTCAGAAGGAGGGCGTAACGGAAAAGGGATGATTGCTTGGAAACAAAGTCTAAAACCTTCTGAAATTGCTCAGGTTGCCAGCTATGTTTTAGAGTTCCAAGGCACTACGCCTGCCGAACCTAAAGAACCTCAAGGTGACTTATGGGCTCCAGAAGGTCAAACCGCTCCAGCCGAAACGCCTGAAGCACCAGCAACCCCAGACGAAACTGAAGCAGAAACAATGGTAGACTCTACCGCCACTGCCCCAGTACAATAA
- a CDS encoding CcoQ/FixQ family Cbb3-type cytochrome c oxidase assembly chaperone — translation MLKFIKHHMDSIEGIEVYPIISLMIFFIFFVLLFWWVFTAKKEYISRMSNLPLDNQNID, via the coding sequence ATGTTAAAATTTATAAAACATCACATGGACAGTATTGAAGGGATAGAGGTCTACCCTATTATTTCCCTTATGATATTCTTCATCTTTTTTGTACTTCTTTTTTGGTGGGTATTTACCGCCAAAAAAGAGTACATATCAAGAATGAGCAACCTTCCATTAGACAACCAAAATATCGATTAA